The Trinickia caryophylli genomic sequence CGCCTCGCTTCCGTCGAAGGCATTTTTGCCGGGATTTCATCGGGGGGCGCCTGCGAAGTGGCGCTGCGCCTCGCGCGCCAGCTCGAAAACGCCACGATCGTGTTCATCGTCTGCGATCGCGGTGACCGTTACCTTTCGACGGGCGTTTTTCCGGCCTGATGCGTTGATCGCCCGCGGCGTCAGTTTATGGCCGACGCGGGCTTGGGCGCGGCCGTCGCGCTCGCATCGGCGGCGAGCATGCGGGCCTTCACGCGCTGGCCGAGCTCGTATACCGCGAGCGCGTAAAAGAAGCTGCGGTTGTAGCGCGTGAGCGCATAAAAGTTCTGCAGGCCCAGCATATACTCCGTGGGCTGTCCGGGCGTGGGCAGATCGATGACGAGTACCGGCGTGCTGCTCTCGGCATCGACATCGAGCCCGGGCTCGTCGAGGAGCATCCCGGCGCGCGTGAGCTGCGAGAGCGGCCAGTGCGGCTCGGGCCGCCCATCGGCCGCCGCCTGGGCGATGCCGATGCTGCCTGCGTCGTGCGCGATCTTCCACACCACGGGTTGCCCGGTATTCCAGCCGTTCTCCCTCAGATAGTTCGCTACGCTGCCGATGGCATCGGCCACGCTTGTGCGCAAATCCACATGATTGTTGCCCTCGTAGTCGACCGCATATTTCACGATGCTGCTGGGCAGGAATTGCGGAATGCCGATGGCGCCCGTGTAAGAGCCGCGCACCGATTTCGGGTCGAGTTGCGCGTTGCGCGTCCAGACGAGAAAGTCCTCGAGATTTTTTCTGAACGTCATCATCCGCTCGGCCCGGTTCGGCGTGTTCGGATAGTCGAAGGCCAGCGTCGTCAGCGCGTCGAGCACACGGAAATTGCCCATGTATCGGCCGTAGATCGTCTCCACGCCGATGATGCCGACGATGACTTCCGGCGGCACGCCGTATTGTTCATAGGCGCGCTGCAGCGTGGCGCGATTCTCGCGCCAGAATTTCATGCCTGCGCCGATCCGCACCGGGTCGAGAAAGCGCGCCTCGTAGGCGTGCCAATTCTTGATGGACGGTGTGGGAGATGGCGTGACGAGCTTGACGACCGTGGCCGAGTAATCGGCGCTTGCGAAGAGCGCATGCAAGGTATCGGGATCGAAATCGTAGCGCGCCACCATGTCGTCGATGAAGGCGTTGACGTCGGCATTGTTGGCATAGCGCTGCGGAACGATTTCTTCCTCGAACGTATGGTTCTGCGCGGCGGGCGATGGGTTGTCGCTGGTGGCCGCGGGTGCCGATGGCGCGCTCGACGAGGGCGGTGGTGCGGTCTGAGCCACGGCGTTGGCGCCGGCGGCGGCCGCGAAAGCGGTCAGTGCAGCGACGGCGGCAAGACGCAACCGCTGGGCTGTGCGTGAGGCGAAAATGACGGTCATCTTGGATAGAGAGCGAACGACGGTGCGCAGAGCTGGGTTCGGCGCAGTATAACGAACGCTCGCGGTGCGCGAAACCGGCATTCCGGCGAGCATGCCCGAGCGTGGTGGCGGGCAGGCACGGGCCGGCCTCAGGCGCATGGGTGTGTCCGCGCTGTGGTAACGTAATCGCGTTTCGGGCTCGAAGCCGATAGAGGAGACGTGCCGTACGCGGCAGGCGAACGAACATGGCGACTGCTTTTTTCACCCACCCCGACTGTCTGCTGCACGAGATGGGCCCGGAGCACCCCGAATGCCCGGAACGGCTGCAGGCGATCGAAGATCAACTGATCGCGAGCCGCATCGGGCCGCTCCTGCAGCGCGATGTGGCGCCGCTCGCCAGCCTCGACGATCTCGCCCGCGTCCATACCCGCTCGCACATCGATTACATCCATAGCCGTTCGCCCGGCGAGGGCCATGCATGGATCGACCCCGACACGGCGATGAACCCGCACACTTGGCAGGCGGCGTTGCGCGCGGCCGGCGCCGCTGTCGCGGCTACCGACGCCGTCATCGAGGGCCGCTACGAAAACGCGTTTTGCAGCATACGCCCACCCGGCCATCACGCCGAGCCCGCACGCGCGATGGGCTTCTGCTTTTTCAACAACGTCGCCATCGCCGCGCGACGGGCGCTCGACGTGCATGGCCTCGCGCGCGTGGCCGTCGTCGATTTCGACGTGCATCACGGCAACGGTACCGAAGCCGCGTTTACGGGCGACGAGCGCGTGCTCATGTGCAGTTTCTTCCAGCACCCTTTCTACCCGTTCAGCGGCGCGGACAATCATGCGCCCAACATGGTCAATCTGCCGATGCCGGCGCGCACGAAGGGCGATGTCGTGCGCGAGGCGATCGACATGATCTGGCTGCCGCGTCTCGACGAGTTCAAGCCCGAGATGATCTTCATCTCGGCGGGTTTCGACGCGCATCGCGAGGACGATCTGGGGAACATGGGGCTCGTGGAGGACGATTACATCTGGATCACCGACCAGATCGTACGCGTCGCGCGGCGCCATGCGCGCGGGCGCATCGTAAGCTGCCTCGAGGGCGGCTATAACCTGTCGGCGCTCGGGCGCAGCGTCGTCGCGCACGTGCGCGCGCTCGCCGACATCTAAGCGCGATGGCGGTCGCGCGATCGCGAGCCGAGGAGGGAGGTCCGCAATGAACGTCAACGAATCGTTGCCGGTGCCATCGGGTGGGACACCCGGCGCCGGCGTGTTGCAGATCGAGCACGCGGCCTACGGGCTGCCCGGTGTGGTGCGGCTCACGCTCAATCGACCCGATGCGTTCAACGCGCTATCGGAGCAGTTGATCGCCGAATTGCACGCTGCGTTGAAGACGCTCGCCGCGAGCGAGGCACGCGT encodes the following:
- the mltB gene encoding lytic murein transglycosylase B, which codes for MTVIFASRTAQRLRLAAVAALTAFAAAAGANAVAQTAPPPSSSAPSAPAATSDNPSPAAQNHTFEEEIVPQRYANNADVNAFIDDMVARYDFDPDTLHALFASADYSATVVKLVTPSPTPSIKNWHAYEARFLDPVRIGAGMKFWRENRATLQRAYEQYGVPPEVIVGIIGVETIYGRYMGNFRVLDALTTLAFDYPNTPNRAERMMTFRKNLEDFLVWTRNAQLDPKSVRGSYTGAIGIPQFLPSSIVKYAVDYEGNNHVDLRTSVADAIGSVANYLRENGWNTGQPVVWKIAHDAGSIGIAQAAADGRPEPHWPLSQLTRAGMLLDEPGLDVDAESSTPVLVIDLPTPGQPTEYMLGLQNFYALTRYNRSFFYALAVYELGQRVKARMLAADASATAAPKPASAIN
- a CDS encoding histone deacetylase family protein is translated as MATAFFTHPDCLLHEMGPEHPECPERLQAIEDQLIASRIGPLLQRDVAPLASLDDLARVHTRSHIDYIHSRSPGEGHAWIDPDTAMNPHTWQAALRAAGAAVAATDAVIEGRYENAFCSIRPPGHHAEPARAMGFCFFNNVAIAARRALDVHGLARVAVVDFDVHHGNGTEAAFTGDERVLMCSFFQHPFYPFSGADNHAPNMVNLPMPARTKGDVVREAIDMIWLPRLDEFKPEMIFISAGFDAHREDDLGNMGLVEDDYIWITDQIVRVARRHARGRIVSCLEGGYNLSALGRSVVAHVRALADI